One region of Streptomyces sp. CG4 genomic DNA includes:
- a CDS encoding DegT/DnrJ/EryC1/StrS family aminotransferase, translating to MLRAAGVGVGDEVVVPAFGNVEVAEAVTLAGALPVFADIDPVTYCLDPGAVEAAVTSRTAAVVVVHRFGRWADLVRLRALGQRHELLVLEQGESEAPYDEIAQRRERAAYLDAKLKGVRTPDGGDGHTYQQYVVRVPGNGRPDRDAFAMALRGKGVECRVPVKTPVHRLPEFRRCVSLPETELAADETLTLPVDASLTKREMQRIVSACNALGGLLQPAY from the coding sequence ATGCTCAGGGCCGCCGGCGTCGGAGTGGGTGACGAGGTCGTCGTACCGGCCTTCGGGAACGTCGAAGTCGCCGAGGCCGTGACCCTGGCTGGTGCGCTCCCGGTGTTCGCCGACATAGATCCGGTGACCTACTGCCTCGACCCCGGCGCTGTCGAGGCAGCCGTAACTTCGCGTACGGCGGCGGTCGTTGTCGTCCACCGCTTCGGGCGGTGGGCCGACCTTGTGCGGTTGCGCGCGCTCGGGCAGCGGCACGAGCTCCTGGTGCTGGAGCAGGGTGAGTCCGAGGCGCCGTACGACGAGATAGCGCAGCGCCGGGAGCGGGCCGCCTACCTAGACGCCAAGCTCAAGGGCGTGCGCACGCCGGACGGCGGGGACGGGCACACCTACCAGCAGTACGTCGTGCGGGTGCCCGGGAACGGCCGGCCGGACCGCGATGCCTTCGCGATGGCCTTGCGGGGCAAGGGAGTTGAGTGCCGGGTGCCGGTCAAGACGCCCGTGCACCGGCTGCCGGAGTTCCGTCGGTGTGTGTCTCTGCCGGAGACGGAGCTGGCCGCCGACGAGACGCTCACGCTTCCCGTGGACGCTTCGCTGACCAAGCGGGAGATGCAGCGGATCGTCTCTGCCTGCAATGCGCTCGGGGGATTGCTGCAGCCCGCCTACTGA
- a CDS encoding ribonuclease J: protein MSHPHPELGPPPPLPEGGLRVTPLGGLGEIGRNMTVFEYGGRLLIVDCGVLFPEEEQPGIDLILPDFSSIRDRLDDIEGIVLTHGHEDHIGGVPFLLREKPDIPLIGSKLTLALIEAKLQEHRIRPYTLEVAEGNRERIGPFDCEFIAVNHSIPDALAVAIRTPAGMAVHTGDFKMDQLPLDNRLTDLHAFARLSEEGIDLLLTDSTNAEVPGFTPHERDISNVLRQVFASAGKRIIVASFASHVHRIQQILDAAHEYGRRVAFVGRSMVRNMGIARDLGYLKVPPGLVVDVKTLDDLPDHEVVLVCTGSQGEPMAALSRMANRDHQIRIVEGDTVILASSLIPGNENAVYRVINGLTRWGANVVHKGNAKVHVSGHASAGELLYFYNICRPKNLMPVHGEWRHLRANAELGALTGVPHDRIVIAEDGVVVDLVEGKAKISGKVQAGYVYVDGLSVGDVGEPALKDRKILGDEGIISVFVVVDSSTGKITGGPHIQARGSGIEDSAFAEVIPKIAEVLERSAQDGIVEPHQLQQLVRRTLGKWVSEAYRRRPMILPVVVEV from the coding sequence TTGAGTCATCCGCATCCTGAACTCGGCCCGCCCCCGCCGCTCCCCGAAGGCGGCCTACGGGTCACCCCGCTCGGCGGTCTCGGCGAGATCGGCCGAAACATGACGGTCTTCGAGTACGGCGGCCGCCTGCTGATCGTCGACTGCGGAGTGCTCTTCCCCGAGGAGGAGCAGCCCGGAATCGACCTGATCCTGCCGGACTTCTCGTCCATCCGGGACCGCCTCGACGACATCGAGGGCATCGTCCTCACACATGGCCACGAGGACCACATCGGCGGTGTCCCGTTCCTGCTCCGCGAGAAGCCGGACATCCCGCTGATCGGCTCCAAGCTGACCCTCGCCCTGATCGAGGCCAAGCTCCAGGAGCACCGGATCCGCCCGTACACCCTTGAGGTGGCGGAGGGGAACCGCGAGCGCATCGGCCCCTTCGACTGCGAGTTCATCGCCGTCAACCACTCCATCCCGGACGCTCTGGCGGTCGCCATCCGCACCCCCGCCGGCATGGCCGTGCACACCGGCGACTTCAAGATGGACCAGCTCCCGCTGGACAACCGCCTCACCGACCTGCACGCCTTCGCGCGGCTGAGCGAGGAGGGCATTGACCTCCTGCTCACCGACTCCACGAACGCCGAGGTCCCGGGCTTCACCCCACACGAGCGCGACATCTCCAACGTCCTGCGCCAGGTCTTCGCGAGCGCCGGCAAGCGGATCATCGTGGCGAGCTTCGCCAGCCACGTCCACCGCATCCAGCAGATCCTGGACGCGGCCCACGAATACGGCCGCCGGGTCGCCTTCGTCGGCCGCTCGATGGTCCGCAACATGGGCATCGCCCGCGACCTCGGCTATCTGAAGGTCCCGCCGGGCCTGGTGGTCGACGTCAAGACGCTGGACGACCTCCCCGACCACGAGGTGGTCCTGGTCTGCACGGGCTCCCAGGGCGAGCCGATGGCGGCGCTGTCGAGGATGGCCAACAGGGACCACCAGATCCGCATCGTCGAGGGCGACACGGTCATCCTGGCGTCCTCCCTGATCCCCGGAAACGAGAACGCGGTCTACCGCGTCATCAACGGCCTGACCCGCTGGGGCGCCAACGTCGTCCACAAGGGCAACGCCAAGGTGCATGTTTCCGGCCACGCGTCCGCGGGCGAGCTGCTGTACTTCTACAACATCTGCCGCCCGAAGAACCTGATGCCGGTCCACGGCGAATGGCGCCATCTGAGGGCGAACGCGGAGCTCGGCGCGCTGACAGGCGTCCCGCACGACCGGATCGTCATCGCCGAGGACGGTGTGGTGGTCGACCTGGTCGAGGGCAAGGCCAAGATCTCCGGGAAGGTCCAGGCCGGTTACGTCTACGTCGACGGCCTCTCCGTCGGCGATGTCGGCGAGCCGGCCCTCAAGGACCGCAAGATCCTCGGCGACGAGGGCATCATCTCGGTCTTCGTGGTCGTGGACTCGTCCACCGGCAAGATCACCGGCGGCCCGCACATCCAGGCGCGCGGCTCCGGTATCGAGGACTCGGCCTTCGCCGAGGTCATCCCGAAGATCGCGGAGGTGCTGGAGCGGTCCGCCCAGGACGGCATCGTGGAGCCCCACCAGCTCCAGCAACTCGTTCGGCGCACCCTCGGTAAGTGGGTCTCGGAGGCGTATCGCCGCAGGCCGATGATCCTGCCCGTCGTCGTGGAGGTCTGA
- the dapA gene encoding 4-hydroxy-tetrahydrodipicolinate synthase, with the protein MAPTSTPQTPFGRVLTAMVTPFTADGALDLDGAQRLAVHLVDAGNDGLIINGTTGESPTTTDAEKADLVRAVLEAVGDRAHVVAGVGTNDTHHSLELAREAERIGAHGLLVVTPYYNKPPQDGLFRHFTAIADATGLPVMLYDIPGRSGVPINTETLVRLAEHPRIVANKDAKGDLGRASWAIAQSGLAWYSGDDMLNLPLLSVGAVGFVSVVGHVVTPDLRALVDAYVSGDVVKATEIHQKLLPVYTGMFRTQGVMTTKAALALQGLPAGPLRSPMVECSPEEIAQLKIDLAAGGVQL; encoded by the coding sequence ATGGCTCCGACCTCGACTCCGCAGACCCCCTTCGGGCGGGTCCTCACCGCCATGGTCACGCCCTTCACGGCGGATGGCGCACTCGACCTCGACGGCGCGCAGCGGCTCGCCGTCCACCTGGTGGACGCAGGCAACGACGGCCTGATCATCAACGGCACCACCGGCGAGTCACCCACCACCACCGACGCGGAGAAAGCGGACCTCGTACGAGCCGTACTGGAGGCGGTCGGCGACCGCGCCCACGTCGTCGCCGGGGTCGGCACCAACGACACCCACCACAGCCTGGAGCTGGCCCGCGAGGCCGAGCGCATCGGCGCCCACGGCCTGCTCGTCGTCACGCCGTACTACAACAAGCCTCCGCAGGACGGCCTGTTCCGGCACTTCACGGCCATCGCCGACGCCACCGGCCTGCCCGTGATGCTCTACGACATCCCCGGCCGCAGCGGCGTCCCGATCAACACGGAGACGCTCGTCCGGCTCGCCGAGCACCCCCGGATCGTCGCCAACAAGGACGCCAAGGGCGACCTCGGCCGCGCCAGCTGGGCCATCGCCCAGTCCGGCCTCGCCTGGTACTCGGGCGACGACATGCTGAACCTCCCGCTGCTCTCCGTGGGCGCGGTCGGCTTCGTCTCGGTCGTCGGCCATGTCGTCACCCCCGACCTGCGGGCCCTGGTCGACGCCTACGTCTCCGGTGACGTCGTCAAGGCCACCGAGATCCACCAGAAGCTGCTCCCGGTCTACACCGGCATGTTCCGCACCCAGGGCGTCATGACCACCAAGGCCGCGCTCGCCCTCCAGGGCCTGCCCGCAGGGCCGCTGCGCTCGCCCATGGTCGAGTGCTCGCCCGAGGAGATCGCCCAGCTCAAGATCGATCTTGCTGCCGGCGGGGTACAGCTCTGA
- the thyX gene encoding FAD-dependent thymidylate synthase — translation MTTPESLPESLTFRSDVTVELVKSSASDADVLFAARVSTAGEQSLDELKKDPERSKGLINYLMRDRHGSPFEHNSMTFFISAPIFVFREFMRHRVGWSYNEESGRYRELQPVFYVPDASRKLVQQGRPGKYVFVEGTPAQQETVSSTLRESYEQAYGAYQKMLAEGVAREVARAALPVGLYSSMYATCNARSLMHFLGLRTQHELAKVPSFPQREIEMVGEKMEAEWAKLMPLTYAAFNANGRVAP, via the coding sequence GTGACCACCCCCGAGTCGCTCCCCGAGTCGCTCACGTTCCGCAGTGACGTCACCGTCGAGCTGGTCAAGTCCAGCGCCTCAGATGCCGACGTCCTCTTCGCCGCGCGGGTCTCCACCGCCGGCGAGCAGTCCCTGGACGAGCTGAAGAAGGACCCCGAGCGCTCAAAGGGCCTGATCAACTACCTGATGCGCGACCGGCACGGCAGCCCGTTCGAGCACAACTCGATGACGTTCTTCATCAGCGCCCCGATCTTCGTCTTCCGCGAGTTCATGCGGCACCGGGTCGGCTGGTCGTACAACGAGGAGTCCGGCCGCTACCGCGAGCTCCAGCCCGTCTTCTACGTCCCCGACGCCTCCCGCAAGCTCGTGCAGCAGGGCCGCCCCGGCAAGTACGTCTTCGTCGAGGGCACCCCGGCCCAGCAGGAGACGGTCAGTAGCACCCTGCGGGAGTCGTACGAGCAGGCGTACGGCGCGTACCAGAAGATGCTCGCCGAGGGCGTCGCCCGTGAGGTCGCCCGTGCCGCCCTCCCCGTGGGCCTCTACTCCTCGATGTACGCCACCTGCAACGCCCGCTCCCTGATGCACTTCCTCGGCCTGCGCACCCAGCACGAGCTGGCCAAGGTGCCGTCCTTCCCGCAGCGGGAGATCGAGATGGTCGGAGAGAAGATGGAGGCGGAGTGGGCGAAGCTCATGCCGCTGACGTACGCCGCCTTCAACGCGAACGGGCGCGTGGCTCCGTAA
- a CDS encoding tetratricopeptide repeat protein produces MRAKITYLVTAAVLVFYFVLVGSRGIMLIQSGTVLTVTFGVAVLILPVIGLWFLWKNTQFVRKANQLAAVLDAEGGLPVDELRRTPGGRIDRDSADEVFARRKAETEASPDDWRCWFRLAVAYHDARDTPRARKAMQRAIALHDGRPVQA; encoded by the coding sequence ATGCGCGCGAAGATCACCTACCTCGTCACGGCCGCCGTCCTGGTCTTCTACTTCGTCCTGGTCGGCAGCCGCGGCATCATGCTCATCCAGTCCGGCACGGTCCTCACCGTCACCTTCGGGGTCGCGGTGCTGATCCTGCCGGTCATCGGGCTGTGGTTCCTGTGGAAGAACACCCAGTTCGTCCGCAAGGCCAACCAGCTCGCCGCCGTACTCGACGCCGAGGGCGGGCTGCCCGTCGACGAACTGCGGCGCACCCCGGGCGGCCGGATCGACCGCGACTCGGCCGACGAGGTCTTCGCCCGGCGCAAGGCCGAGACGGAGGCGTCTCCCGACGACTGGCGCTGCTGGTTCCGCCTCGCCGTCGCCTACCACGACGCCCGCGACACCCCACGCGCCCGCAAGGCCATGCAGCGGGCCATCGCCCTGCACGACGGAAGGCCCGTCCAGGCCTGA
- the dapB gene encoding 4-hydroxy-tetrahydrodipicolinate reductase gives MSKLRVAVLGARGRIGSEAVRAVEAAEDMELVAALGRGDKLETLAETGAQVAVELTTPDSVMDNLDFCVGHGIHAVVGTTGWTEERLARLQGWLAQSPQTGVLIAPNFSIGAVLTMKFAQIAAPYFESVEVVELHHPKKVDAPSGTATRTAQLIAEARRAAGTAPAPDATATALDGARGASVDGIPVHAVRLRGLLAHQEVLLGGEGETLTIRHDSLHHSSFMPGILLGARRVVTTPGLTFGLEHFLDLS, from the coding sequence ATGAGCAAGCTGCGCGTGGCGGTCCTCGGTGCCAGGGGCCGGATCGGGTCCGAGGCGGTCCGGGCGGTCGAGGCCGCCGAGGACATGGAGCTGGTCGCCGCCCTTGGCCGCGGGGACAAGCTGGAGACCCTGGCGGAGACCGGCGCCCAGGTCGCCGTGGAGCTGACCACCCCGGACTCCGTCATGGACAACCTCGACTTCTGCGTGGGCCACGGCATCCACGCGGTCGTGGGTACGACGGGCTGGACCGAGGAGCGCCTCGCGCGGCTGCAGGGCTGGCTCGCCCAGTCCCCGCAGACCGGTGTGCTCATTGCGCCGAACTTCTCCATCGGCGCCGTTCTGACCATGAAGTTCGCCCAGATCGCCGCGCCGTACTTCGAGTCGGTCGAGGTCGTCGAGCTGCACCACCCGAAGAAGGTGGACGCGCCGAGCGGTACGGCCACGCGCACCGCTCAGCTCATCGCCGAGGCCCGCCGGGCCGCCGGTACCGCCCCGGCGCCGGACGCCACGGCGACGGCCCTGGACGGCGCGCGGGGCGCCAGTGTCGACGGGATCCCGGTCCACGCCGTGCGGCTGCGCGGGCTGCTGGCTCACCAGGAGGTGCTGCTCGGAGGCGAGGGCGAGACGCTGACGATCCGCCACGACTCTCTTCACCACAGCAGCTTCATGCCGGGCATCCTGCTCGGCGCCCGCCGCGTGGTGACCACTCCGGGCCTGACCTTCGGCCTGGAACACTTCCTCGACCTGAGCTGA
- a CDS encoding M16 family metallopeptidase, translated as MTSRSSKVTARPSSEARAVARTQTLIKGQNGIATVRKTTLPGGLRIVTETLPSVRSATFGIWAHVGSRDETPALNGATHYLEHLLFKGTHRRSALDISAALDAVGGEMNAFTAKEYTCYYARVLDTDLPLAIDVVCDMLTGSLILEEDVDVERGAILEEIAMTEDDPGDCVHDLFAHTMFGDNALGRPVLGTVDTVNALTADRIRRFYKKHYDPTHLVVACAGNIDHNKVVRQVRAAFEKAGAFKNADARPITPRDGRRTIRTSGKVELLGRKTEQAHVVLGMPGLARTDDRRWAMGVLNTALGGGMSSRLFQEVREKRGLAYSVYSYTSGFADCGLFGVYAGCRPSQVHDVLKICRDELDHVAVNGLTDDEIARAVGQLRGSTVLGLEDTGALMNRIGKSELCWGEQMSVDDMLDRIAAVTPDEVRSVARDILGQRPSLSVIGPLKDKQAARLHDAVA; from the coding sequence GTGACGTCCCGTAGCTCCAAGGTGACGGCCCGCCCCTCTTCGGAGGCGCGGGCCGTCGCCCGTACCCAAACCCTCATCAAGGGCCAGAACGGCATCGCCACGGTCCGCAAGACCACCCTCCCGGGCGGCCTGCGCATCGTCACCGAGACCCTGCCCTCGGTCCGCTCCGCGACCTTCGGCATCTGGGCGCACGTCGGCTCCCGCGACGAGACCCCGGCCCTGAACGGCGCCACGCACTACCTGGAGCACCTGCTCTTCAAGGGCACGCACCGGCGTAGCGCACTGGACATTTCCGCCGCCCTCGACGCCGTCGGCGGCGAGATGAACGCGTTCACGGCGAAGGAGTACACGTGCTACTACGCGCGCGTGCTCGACACCGACCTGCCGCTCGCCATCGACGTCGTCTGCGACATGCTGACCGGCTCGCTCATCCTCGAAGAGGACGTCGACGTCGAGCGCGGCGCGATCCTCGAAGAGATCGCCATGACCGAGGACGACCCGGGCGACTGTGTGCACGACCTGTTCGCGCACACCATGTTCGGCGACAACGCCCTCGGCCGCCCGGTCCTCGGCACGGTCGACACCGTCAACGCCCTCACCGCCGACCGCATCCGCCGCTTCTACAAGAAGCACTACGACCCGACCCACCTCGTGGTCGCCTGCGCCGGCAACATCGACCACAACAAGGTCGTACGACAGGTCCGCGCGGCCTTCGAGAAGGCGGGCGCCTTCAAGAACGCCGACGCGCGGCCCATCACCCCGCGCGACGGCCGCCGGACGATCCGCACCTCCGGCAAGGTCGAGCTGCTCGGCCGCAAGACCGAGCAGGCGCATGTCGTCCTCGGCATGCCGGGCCTCGCCCGCACCGACGACCGCCGCTGGGCCATGGGCGTGCTCAACACCGCCCTCGGCGGCGGCATGTCCTCCCGCCTCTTCCAGGAGGTCCGGGAGAAGCGCGGCCTCGCCTACAGCGTGTACTCGTACACCTCGGGCTTCGCCGACTGCGGCCTGTTCGGGGTCTACGCCGGCTGCCGGCCGAGCCAGGTGCACGACGTGCTGAAGATCTGCCGGGACGAACTCGACCACGTCGCCGTCAACGGCCTCACCGACGACGAGATCGCCCGCGCCGTCGGCCAGCTCCGCGGCTCCACCGTCCTCGGCCTGGAGGACACCGGCGCGCTGATGAACCGTATCGGCAAGAGCGAGCTGTGCTGGGGCGAGCAGATGTCCGTCGACGACATGCTGGACCGGATAGCTGCGGTCACCCCGGACGAGGTCCGCTCGGTCGCCCGCGACATCCTCGGACAGCGCCCGTCGCTGTCGGTCATCGGCCCGCTGAAGGACAAACAGGCCGCACGCCTGCACGACGCCGTCGCCTGA
- a CDS encoding polyribonucleotide nucleotidyltransferase, translating to MENETHYAEAVIDNGAFGTRTIRFETGRLAKQAAGSAVAYLDDDTMVLSATTASKNPKDQLDFFPLTVDVEERMYAAGKIPGSFFRREGRPSEDAILTCRLIDRPLRPSFKKGLRNEIQVVATIMALNPDHLYDVVAINAASASTQLAGLPFSGPIGGVRVALIRGQWVAFPTHTELEDAVFDMVVAGRALEDGDVAIMMVEAEATEGTIKLVEGGAEAPTEEIVAAGLEAAKPFIKVLCRAQADLAAKAAKPTAEFPIFLDYQDDVFEALTSAVRPELAQALTIAGKQEREAELDRVKGLAAEKLLPEFEGREKEISAAYRSLTKQLVRERVIKEKKRIDGRGVTDIRTLAAEVEAIPRVHGSALFERGETQILGVTTLNMLRMEQQLDTLSPVTRKRYMHNYNFPPYSTGETGRVGSPKRREIGHGALAERALVPVLPTREEFPYAIRQVSEALGSNGSTSMGSVCASTMSLLNAGVPLKAPVAGIAMGLISQEIDGETHYVTLTDILGAEDAFGDMDFKVAGTKEFVTALQLDTKLDGIPASVLAAALKQARDARLHILDVMMEAIDRPDEMSPHAPRIITVKIPVDKIGEVIGPKGKMINQIQEDTGAEITIEDDGTIYIGAADGPSAEAARATINGIANPTMPEVGERYLGTVVKTTTFGAFVSLLPGKDGLLHISQIRKLAGGKRVENVEDVLGVGQKVQVEIAEIDSRGKLSLVPVIEGEEGNDENKDDAEQ from the coding sequence GTGGAGAACGAGACCCACTACGCCGAGGCCGTCATCGACAATGGCGCCTTCGGCACCCGCACCATCCGCTTCGAGACGGGCCGCCTGGCCAAGCAGGCCGCCGGCTCCGCCGTGGCGTACCTGGACGACGACACCATGGTGCTGTCGGCCACCACCGCCTCCAAGAACCCCAAGGACCAGCTCGACTTCTTCCCGCTGACGGTGGACGTCGAGGAGCGGATGTACGCCGCCGGCAAGATCCCCGGCAGCTTCTTCCGCCGTGAGGGCCGTCCTTCCGAGGACGCCATCCTCACCTGCCGCCTCATCGACCGCCCGCTGCGCCCGTCCTTCAAGAAGGGCCTGCGCAACGAGATCCAGGTCGTCGCCACGATCATGGCGCTCAACCCCGACCACCTGTACGACGTCGTGGCGATCAACGCCGCGTCCGCGTCCACGCAGCTGGCCGGTCTGCCCTTCTCCGGCCCGATCGGCGGCGTCCGCGTCGCGCTGATCCGCGGCCAGTGGGTCGCCTTCCCGACGCACACCGAGCTCGAGGACGCCGTCTTCGACATGGTCGTCGCCGGTCGCGCCCTGGAGGACGGCGACGTCGCGATCATGATGGTCGAGGCCGAGGCCACCGAGGGCACCATCAAGCTCGTCGAGGGCGGCGCCGAGGCGCCCACCGAGGAGATCGTCGCCGCCGGTCTGGAGGCCGCGAAGCCCTTCATCAAGGTCCTGTGCCGCGCTCAGGCCGACCTCGCCGCCAAGGCCGCGAAGCCGACCGCCGAGTTCCCGATCTTCCTGGACTACCAGGACGACGTGTTCGAGGCCCTGACGTCCGCCGTCCGCCCCGAGCTGGCCCAGGCGCTCACCATCGCCGGCAAGCAGGAGCGCGAGGCCGAGCTGGACCGCGTCAAGGGGCTCGCCGCCGAGAAGCTCCTGCCGGAGTTCGAGGGCCGCGAGAAGGAGATCTCCGCCGCGTACCGCTCGCTCACCAAGCAGCTGGTCCGCGAGCGCGTGATCAAGGAGAAGAAGCGCATCGACGGACGTGGGGTCACGGACATCCGTACCCTCGCCGCCGAGGTCGAGGCCATTCCGCGGGTTCACGGTTCGGCCCTGTTCGAGCGTGGCGAGACCCAGATCCTGGGCGTCACCACCCTCAACATGCTCCGCATGGAGCAGCAGCTGGACACCCTCTCCCCGGTGACCCGCAAGCGCTACATGCACAACTACAACTTCCCGCCGTACTCCACCGGTGAGACCGGCCGCGTCGGCTCCCCGAAGCGCCGCGAGATCGGCCACGGCGCCCTCGCCGAGCGCGCGCTCGTGCCGGTGCTGCCCACGCGCGAGGAGTTCCCGTACGCGATCCGTCAGGTGTCCGAGGCCCTCGGCTCCAACGGCTCGACGTCCATGGGTTCGGTCTGCGCCTCCACTATGTCGCTGCTGAACGCCGGTGTGCCGCTGAAGGCCCCGGTCGCCGGTATCGCCATGGGTCTGATCTCCCAGGAGATCGACGGCGAGACGCACTACGTCACCCTCACCGACATCCTCGGTGCGGAGGACGCCTTCGGCGACATGGACTTCAAGGTCGCCGGCACCAAGGAGTTCGTGACCGCCCTCCAGCTCGACACCAAGCTGGACGGCATCCCGGCCTCCGTCCTGGCCGCGGCCCTCAAGCAGGCCCGCGACGCCCGTCTCCACATCCTCGACGTGATGATGGAGGCCATCGACCGGCCCGACGAGATGAGCCCGCACGCCCCGCGGATCATCACCGTCAAGATCCCGGTCGACAAGATCGGCGAGGTCATCGGCCCCAAGGGCAAGATGATCAACCAGATCCAGGAGGACACGGGCGCCGAGATCACCATCGAGGACGACGGCACGATCTACATCGGTGCCGCCGACGGCCCCTCCGCCGAGGCCGCCCGCGCCACGATCAACGGCATCGCCAACCCGACGATGCCCGAGGTCGGCGAGCGCTACCTCGGTACGGTCGTCAAGACGACCACCTTCGGTGCGTTCGTCTCCCTGCTGCCCGGCAAGGACGGTCTGCTGCACATCTCGCAGATCCGCAAGCTCGCCGGCGGCAAGCGCGTGGAGAACGTCGAGGACGTCCTCGGCGTGGGCCAGAAGGTCCAGGTCGAGATCGCCGAGATCGACTCCCGCGGCAAGCTCTCCCTCGTTCCGGTGATCGAGGGCGAGGAAGGCAACGACGAGAACAAGGACGACGCCGAGCAGTGA
- the rpsO gene encoding 30S ribosomal protein S15 codes for MSLDAATKKQIISEFGTKEGDTGSPEVQVALLSRRISDLTEHLKTHKHDHHSRRGLLILVGQRRRLLQYLAKKDIQRFRTLVDRLGIRRGAAGAK; via the coding sequence GTGTCGCTCGACGCCGCTACGAAGAAGCAGATCATCTCCGAGTTCGGTACCAAGGAGGGTGACACCGGCTCCCCCGAGGTCCAGGTCGCTCTGCTCTCCCGTCGGATCTCCGACCTGACGGAGCACCTCAAGACCCACAAGCACGACCACCACTCCCGTCGTGGCCTGCTGATCCTCGTCGGTCAGCGCCGTCGCCTGCTGCAGTACCTGGCGAAGAAGGACATCCAGCGCTTCCGTACGCTGGTCGACCGCCTCGGCATCCGCCGTGGTGCGGCGGGCGCCAAGTAA
- the eccD gene encoding type VII secretion integral membrane protein EccD — MSTTAATGFCRVTVVAPDSRIDVALPVDIAVADIYPEILRLAGQAQAVGAPTGYHLVRRDGRVLDSGRTLADERVLDGEVLSLRPFAESLPPLVYDDIADAVASAVVRDRHLWSDDMLRTAGLAGGALLALLSGFVLWFADPVRHDMHGLPGIIAAGLGVLLTAFAGVRARVYGDRAAAMALGLGALPLLMIAGSGLVAPAAGQGPGKLQFMLGCVVVLVASVVLVAVTPGGDAPFVAASFLATAGTLATFTAVLANASATAAASVCAPVAIGLVAFLPGLSARFSRLPIGYASPRSAAGDDFETDPTRGADAEPYDAERIAAQARRGHEMLLGLVAGTAAVVVAAAAVLGFSGNVWGQLLALAAGLAMMMRARLFRYTSQVCCVLVAGIAAVALLLLGLALNPPSDALTDFVLHHDRGALDLRTVWLTAAVAAGAALITAIGLIVPRKGLSPFWGQFLDLSEGAVLLSLVPLCLAVVGVLTEVRSMVG; from the coding sequence GTGAGTACGACAGCGGCGACGGGGTTCTGCAGAGTCACTGTCGTGGCGCCCGACAGCCGTATCGACGTGGCACTCCCGGTGGACATCGCCGTGGCCGACATCTATCCGGAGATCCTGCGCCTGGCCGGGCAGGCCCAGGCCGTCGGCGCCCCGACCGGTTACCACCTCGTGCGCCGGGACGGGCGAGTCCTTGACAGCGGCCGCACCCTCGCAGACGAACGAGTCCTTGACGGCGAGGTGCTGAGCCTACGGCCCTTCGCCGAGTCACTCCCGCCCCTGGTGTACGACGACATCGCCGACGCCGTCGCCTCCGCCGTCGTACGCGACCGGCACCTGTGGAGCGACGACATGCTGCGCACCGCGGGCCTGGCCGGCGGTGCACTCTTGGCTCTGCTGTCCGGGTTCGTCCTGTGGTTCGCCGATCCGGTCCGCCATGACATGCACGGGCTGCCCGGGATCATCGCCGCGGGTCTCGGGGTGCTGCTGACGGCGTTCGCGGGCGTGCGCGCGCGGGTCTACGGCGACCGGGCCGCCGCCATGGCCCTCGGGCTCGGCGCCTTGCCCTTGCTGATGATCGCGGGCTCCGGGCTCGTCGCCCCCGCCGCCGGCCAGGGGCCGGGCAAGCTGCAGTTCATGCTGGGCTGCGTCGTGGTCCTGGTCGCCTCGGTGGTCCTGGTCGCGGTCACCCCCGGCGGAGACGCCCCGTTCGTCGCCGCATCCTTCCTGGCGACGGCCGGCACCCTGGCCACCTTCACGGCCGTCCTTGCGAACGCGTCCGCCACTGCCGCGGCCTCTGTCTGCGCCCCGGTGGCGATCGGCCTCGTCGCCTTCCTGCCCGGCCTGTCCGCGCGCTTCTCGCGGTTGCCCATCGGATACGCCTCGCCACGCTCCGCCGCCGGCGACGACTTCGAGACGGACCCCACCCGGGGCGCGGACGCCGAACCGTACGACGCCGAACGCATCGCCGCACAAGCCCGCAGGGGTCACGAGATGCTGCTGGGCCTGGTCGCCGGTACCGCGGCCGTCGTGGTCGCCGCCGCGGCCGTCCTCGGTTTCTCCGGCAACGTCTGGGGACAGCTCCTCGCCTTGGCCGCGGGCCTCGCCATGATGATGCGCGCGCGCCTGTTCCGCTACACCTCGCAGGTGTGTTGCGTGCTGGTGGCCGGTATCGCGGCCGTCGCCCTGCTGCTGCTCGGCCTCGCGCTGAACCCGCCGTCCGACGCGCTCACCGACTTCGTACTGCACCACGACCGCGGAGCCCTCGACCTGCGCACCGTCTGGCTCACGGCGGCTGTCGCCGCGGGGGCCGCGCTGATCACCGCGATCGGCCTGATCGTCCCGCGCAAGGGCCTGTCCCCCTTCTGGGGCCAGTTCCTGGACCTGTCCGAGGGCGCCGTCCTGCTCTCCCTGGTCCCGCTGTGTCTCGCCGTGGTGGGCGTCCTGACCGAGGTGCGTTCGATGGTCGGCTAG